The Euphorbia lathyris chromosome 2, ddEupLath1.1, whole genome shotgun sequence genome includes a window with the following:
- the LOC136216939 gene encoding major allergen Pru ar 1-like, whose product MGSRVNEVSSAIPPQKLFKIFLLDSHITIPKILPQTIKSIDIIEGDGGPGSIVQTNFVEGSDYKYVKNKVEVVDTEKLIYHYSTIGGDPWMEGLDKISYEVQIEAHGDGGSICKSTIKYFPIGDAKIDMDQIKVGEDQAMAMFKVVESHILANPDAY is encoded by the exons ATGGGAAGTAGAGTGAATGAAGTAAGTTCAGCAATTCCTCCACAAAAGCTATTCAAGATCTTCCTCCTTGATTCTCACATCACCATCCCTAAAATTCTACCCCAAACCATTAAAAGCATTGACATcattgaaggagatggaggccCTGGAAGCATTGTTCAGACTAATTTCGTTGAGG GATCGGATTATAAGTATGTGAAGAACAAGGTAGAGGTAGTAGACACAGAGAAGTTGATCTACCATTACAGCACAATTGGAGGAGATCCATGGATGGAAGGTCTTGACAAAATATCTTATGAAGTTCAGATTGAAGCTCATGGTGATGGAGGATCCATATGCAAGTCTACTATTAAGTACTTCCCAATAGGAGATGCCAAAATTGACATGGACCAAATCAAGGTTGGTGAAGACCAAGCCATGGCTATGTTTAAGGTTGTTGAGTCCCACATCTTGGCTAACCCTGATGCTTACTAA